A DNA window from Trueperaceae bacterium contains the following coding sequences:
- a CDS encoding NAD-dependent dehydratase yields MKVFVLGGDGFCGWPTSLHLSRLGYDVIIIDNLSRRNIDNELEAGSLTPIQPTGTRLRVWQESTGRKIVFHNLDIATNYHRLLTLIKDERPEAIVHFAEQRAAPYSMKSAYHKRYTVNNNLNATHNVLCAIVESGVDVHLAHLGTMGVYGYGTAGMKIPEGYLPIEVTTDTGEKVHQEILYPANPGSIYHMTKTQDQLFFAYYAKNDEIRITDLHQGIVWGTNTEDSLLDERLVNRFDYDGDYGTVLNRFLMQAAVGYPLTVHGTGGQTRAFIHIQDTVRCIQLALENPPDRGDRVRILNQMTETHKIRDLAKLVATTTNSEVAYVENPRKEDPENDLHVRNDLFLDLGLNPTTLSTGLLTEVTDIATKYSYRVDLNKIPCTSVWTSKHFAGIPNQTSKGNN; encoded by the coding sequence ATGAAGGTATTCGTCCTTGGTGGAGACGGCTTCTGCGGCTGGCCAACTAGTCTTCATCTTTCTCGCCTTGGATACGATGTAATAATCATTGATAACTTAAGTCGACGTAATATCGATAACGAATTAGAAGCTGGAAGTTTAACACCAATCCAACCCACCGGAACTCGACTCCGAGTTTGGCAAGAGAGCACAGGAAGAAAAATAGTCTTTCATAACCTTGACATAGCTACCAATTACCACCGTCTCCTCACTTTGATCAAAGACGAACGACCAGAAGCTATTGTTCATTTTGCAGAGCAACGGGCTGCTCCTTACAGCATGAAAAGCGCTTACCACAAGCGTTACACTGTTAACAATAACCTTAATGCTACCCACAACGTCCTCTGCGCAATAGTTGAAAGCGGTGTAGACGTTCATTTGGCTCATCTGGGAACCATGGGCGTTTACGGGTATGGCACAGCCGGAATGAAGATACCTGAGGGTTATCTTCCAATTGAAGTAACGACCGATACTGGTGAAAAAGTTCATCAGGAAATTCTGTATCCTGCCAACCCTGGCAGCATATATCACATGACGAAAACCCAGGATCAGCTCTTCTTCGCCTACTACGCCAAGAACGATGAAATCCGAATAACAGATCTACACCAAGGAATTGTCTGGGGTACAAACACTGAAGACTCACTCCTTGACGAACGGCTTGTCAATCGTTTTGATTACGACGGTGATTACGGTACAGTTTTAAACCGATTCTTAATGCAAGCAGCTGTAGGATACCCTCTGACCGTCCACGGCACAGGCGGGCAGACTCGAGCTTTCATCCACATTCAAGACACTGTTCGCTGTATCCAACTCGCTCTCGAAAACCCTCCAGACAGAGGTGATAGAGTGCGTATCCTAAACCAAATGACTGAAACTCACAAAATCCGTGATCTTGCCAAACTAGTTGCAACTACTACTAATTCGGAGGTGGCCTATGTGGAAAATCCCCGTAAAGAAGATCCAGAGAACGACCTCCACGTCCGCAACGACCTTTTCTTAGATCTTGGCTTAAACCCGACTACCTTGAGCACAGGATTGCTTACTGAAGTTACGGATATTGCGACAAAATATTCTTACAGGGTTGACCTTAACAAAATACCCTGTACTAGCGTTTGGACAAGCAAACACTTCGCTGGTATCCCAAATCAAACGTCCAAGGGGAACAATTGA
- a CDS encoding glycosyl transferase, translated as MRIAYFTEVFLPKIDGVVTRLLHTLEHLRRLDHEAIIFAPTTSNEALPEDYFGHKVVPVPGVAFRPWYPEQILGLPRRRIGRELDLFQADVVHVINPVVMGLWGTAIAKQRNLPLLSSYHTDLAQYARHLRLSFLIRPGQAFLREVHNRAHINLCTSQPILNAARNQGIKRVRLWHKAVDTNRFNPSNQSSQMRNFLTEGHPDEALMIYVGRLSNEKRISWLLDPISKLSGVRLAIVGSGPAESSLKELFRGTRTLFTGYMGGTDLAKAYASSDVFAFPSDTETLGFVALEAMASGVPVVGARAGGIPDVIQHGENGLLFSPGNLDNLRNQLKLLLGNIHLRNKLGSQARIDTEAWSWEKSTLKLLDSYNLAKAVRRRFDPPSAL; from the coding sequence ATGCGAATCGCCTACTTCACCGAAGTTTTCCTCCCCAAAATTGATGGGGTAGTAACCAGGCTACTCCACACTCTGGAACACCTTCGCCGCCTTGATCACGAGGCTATTATTTTCGCCCCCACAACATCTAATGAAGCCCTGCCAGAGGATTATTTTGGGCACAAAGTCGTTCCAGTACCTGGGGTCGCATTCCGCCCCTGGTACCCGGAACAAATACTAGGTTTACCCCGGCGCCGGATAGGTCGAGAGTTAGATTTGTTCCAGGCAGATGTAGTTCATGTAATTAATCCTGTAGTTATGGGACTTTGGGGAACTGCAATTGCCAAGCAACGTAATTTGCCTCTGCTCTCGAGTTATCACACCGATCTTGCACAATACGCCCGACACCTCCGACTCTCTTTTCTTATTCGTCCCGGTCAGGCTTTCTTACGAGAGGTACACAATCGAGCTCACATTAACCTTTGTACAAGCCAGCCAATACTCAATGCAGCGCGAAATCAGGGCATTAAGCGGGTTCGCCTCTGGCATAAAGCGGTGGATACAAATCGTTTCAACCCTAGTAACCAATCTTCGCAGATGCGTAATTTTCTCACCGAAGGGCACCCTGATGAAGCCCTGATGATATATGTCGGCCGATTATCTAACGAAAAACGCATCTCCTGGTTACTGGATCCAATTAGTAAGTTATCGGGGGTACGTCTTGCCATTGTGGGTTCCGGTCCTGCCGAATCATCCCTCAAAGAGCTTTTTAGAGGTACTAGGACGCTATTTACGGGATATATGGGCGGAACCGATTTGGCCAAAGCATACGCAAGTTCAGACGTTTTTGCCTTTCCATCAGATACCGAGACGCTTGGGTTCGTCGCATTAGAGGCTATGGCTTCAGGAGTACCCGTAGTCGGTGCCCGAGCGGGAGGGATCCCAGACGTCATTCAACACGGTGAAAACGGCTTACTTTTCTCGCCTGGCAACCTTGATAACCTTAGAAATCAGCTTAAACTGCTTTTGGGTAATATACATTTGCGTAATAAACTTGGATCTCAAGCAAGAATCGATACTGAAGCCTGGAGCTGGGAGAAATCTACACTAAAACTCTTAGATTCCTATAACCTAGCTAAAGCAGTGCGACGCAGATTCGACCCACCTAGCGCATTGTAA
- the fecE gene encoding Fe(3+)-dicitrate ABC transporter ATP-binding protein (Part of the FecBCDE citrate-dependent iron (III) transport system) produces MIEVRGVSAGYDGRDVISDLHLVVPEAEVTVLSGPNGAGKSTVIALLTRLLRPRKGQLLLDGRPLRGYGRRELARSFSVVPQKDILPGDFSALEIVLMGRMPHLGLFGSEQESDWRFTKEAMERTDTWNLRRRLIATLSGGERQRVILARALAQRPRFLLLDEPTSHLDLQHQVKLIRLIRREVREGIGALVILHDLVLAAKIAQTLVLIDSGRNIVAGPPAEVLREDRIREIYGVNVDLVPDPVVKTPLVVPRLD; encoded by the coding sequence GTGATTGAGGTTCGTGGCGTTTCAGCTGGTTACGATGGTAGGGACGTTATTAGTGATCTCCATTTGGTTGTACCAGAGGCAGAAGTAACTGTACTTTCTGGGCCTAATGGGGCCGGGAAAAGTACTGTAATTGCCTTGCTGACAAGATTATTGCGGCCAAGGAAAGGACAGTTACTTCTCGATGGCCGTCCACTGAGAGGTTATGGTCGCCGGGAGCTAGCACGAAGCTTTTCGGTGGTTCCACAAAAAGATATTCTACCGGGTGATTTTTCTGCTCTAGAAATTGTTCTCATGGGTAGGATGCCTCACCTCGGATTGTTTGGGTCCGAGCAGGAGAGTGATTGGCGCTTTACTAAAGAGGCCATGGAACGAACAGATACTTGGAATTTACGTCGAAGATTGATCGCCACCTTGTCCGGAGGAGAGCGTCAAAGGGTTATATTAGCTCGTGCTTTAGCCCAGCGCCCTCGATTCCTCCTTCTCGATGAGCCAACGAGCCATTTAGACCTCCAACACCAGGTAAAACTTATTAGGTTGATTCGCCGTGAGGTAAGAGAAGGAATCGGCGCTCTTGTAATCCTTCACGATTTAGTTTTAGCTGCTAAGATCGCTCAAACATTAGTCCTTATTGACTCCGGCCGTAATATAGTCGCCGGACCACCTGCTGAGGTGCTTAGGGAAGACCGTATACGTGAGATATATGGTGTGAACGTTGATTTGGTACCGGATCCGGTAGTGAAGACTCCGCTAGTTGTTCCCCGCCTTGATTGA
- a CDS encoding iron ABC transporter permease, translating into MTNYAKRPSGKRILAWLGPLRLSGFTLLLVSIFATGIGSIDLSFSAVSQAVWNGITGQVESTYDVIVWQIRVPRVLLAGMVGGALAVSGATYQAVFRNPLAEPYLLGVASGAALGATIVMAFGAGFLLFAGVGLPIVAFIFGLVTVLVVVFLARQRGRLPVLSLVLAGAVLSAIFTAITSFLMLSAREQVAGIIAWLLGSFSLASWDEVIIVFPLMVIALSIIGLSGRYLNLLQLGEDQAAQLGLNVETTKLVLVAAATLATAAAVSVSGIIGFVGLMVPHAVRLAFGPDHRVLIPLTVILGAIFMVLADLVARTLIAPVEIPIGVITALVGGPFFLFLLRTQRVVR; encoded by the coding sequence TTGACCAACTATGCTAAGCGACCAAGCGGCAAGCGTATTCTGGCGTGGTTGGGGCCATTAAGACTTTCTGGGTTTACGTTGTTATTAGTGTCGATCTTTGCAACTGGTATTGGCTCGATCGATCTTTCTTTTAGCGCTGTTAGCCAAGCTGTTTGGAATGGTATCACTGGCCAGGTTGAAAGTACTTACGATGTAATCGTTTGGCAGATTAGAGTGCCGAGAGTCCTTCTCGCAGGTATGGTGGGCGGGGCGCTTGCGGTTTCTGGTGCAACCTATCAGGCAGTGTTTCGCAATCCTTTAGCCGAACCATACCTTTTAGGGGTGGCTAGCGGGGCTGCTTTGGGAGCGACTATTGTAATGGCTTTCGGAGCAGGGTTCCTACTATTCGCAGGAGTTGGTTTACCGATTGTTGCATTTATTTTTGGGCTTGTAACCGTTTTAGTTGTGGTGTTTTTAGCCCGCCAGAGAGGGCGACTTCCTGTACTATCTTTAGTTCTTGCGGGTGCAGTATTGAGCGCAATTTTTACCGCCATTACGTCTTTTTTAATGCTATCTGCGAGGGAACAGGTTGCGGGAATAATAGCGTGGCTACTTGGTAGCTTCTCTCTAGCTAGCTGGGATGAGGTAATTATCGTTTTCCCTCTTATGGTGATTGCCCTATCGATCATTGGTTTATCGGGTAGATACCTTAATTTGCTTCAGTTAGGTGAAGATCAAGCAGCTCAGCTTGGCCTTAATGTTGAAACAACCAAACTTGTGCTCGTTGCTGCAGCTACTCTCGCTACTGCCGCTGCTGTTAGTGTTAGTGGAATCATTGGTTTCGTAGGCCTTATGGTTCCTCATGCAGTAAGATTGGCATTTGGTCCGGATCATCGTGTTCTCATTCCATTGACCGTGATTTTAGGAGCTATTTTTATGGTTCTTGCTGATTTGGTCGCACGTACCCTTATTGCGCCAGTTGAAATTCCTATTGGTGTTATCACCGCTCTGGTGGGTGGACCGTTTTTTCTTTTCCTCCTTAGAACGCAGCGAGTCGTCCGGTGA
- a CDS encoding ABC transporter substrate-binding protein — protein MVTIADKPKRIISLMPSATETVCALGACDQLVGRDTFSNYPPEVMELADLGSPFSVDLEAIIALEPDLVLADQFSGVAAALDEFGVTVFAGVPQTIEEAFAFFRIVGEITGLQTEAALLIGRINGEINELERLVVGRESSPRIYFELDPTPYSVGPNSFIGELISSAGGVNIVTEVMGSFPQLDPEFIVASDPEVIVLGDAPFGETFRTISARPGWSQLTAIKSGRVAELSQSEVDVMNRPGPRLGEAIRLLADLLHPDLF, from the coding sequence ATGGTCACAATCGCTGATAAGCCTAAACGCATAATAAGTTTAATGCCTAGCGCTACTGAGACTGTTTGCGCTTTAGGCGCATGTGATCAGCTTGTGGGACGAGATACATTCAGCAATTACCCGCCAGAAGTTATGGAGTTAGCGGATTTAGGTTCCCCATTTTCTGTCGATCTTGAGGCTATTATAGCGCTAGAACCGGATCTCGTGCTTGCTGATCAGTTTAGTGGAGTAGCAGCGGCTCTTGATGAATTTGGGGTGACGGTTTTCGCAGGAGTACCTCAGACTATCGAGGAGGCATTTGCATTCTTCCGAATTGTTGGTGAAATTACTGGCCTTCAAACGGAAGCAGCTCTATTGATTGGCCGTATTAATGGAGAGATTAATGAGTTAGAAAGGCTTGTCGTTGGTAGGGAGTCGTCTCCCCGTATTTATTTTGAACTTGACCCTACACCCTATAGTGTTGGTCCTAATTCGTTTATAGGGGAGTTAATCAGTAGCGCTGGTGGTGTCAATATCGTGACTGAAGTGATGGGAAGTTTCCCCCAATTGGATCCGGAATTTATTGTTGCTTCAGATCCCGAAGTTATTGTGTTGGGAGATGCGCCATTTGGGGAGACATTTCGAACGATAAGTGCTAGGCCAGGATGGTCGCAGTTAACAGCAATTAAATCTGGCCGAGTAGCCGAACTAAGTCAATCGGAAGTTGACGTGATGAACCGTCCAGGTCCAAGGTTAGGAGAAGCTATCCGGCTTTTAGCTGATCTTTTGCATCCGGATTTGTTTTGA
- a CDS encoding cell division protein ZapE: protein MSQIVPLELLELPVGLTLPNFTPPPRFRNTRFETYCPQDPSQIMALDRLDNFVRSMPSFTPSRGLFHLRRRKIVGTGLYLDGGFGVGKTHLLTALYYAAPFNEKIYLSFQELVYLIGALSQRELRQMLGGHRLICLDEFELDDPGNTLIIKNFLAEIFLAGGTIVTTSNTTPNAQGEGRFNAEDFRREIQSIATHFDVLLIDGPDYRDRSLSGNFLSENCLRKHTYCDSSDGIKVTGTWPQLMDVLASLHPIHYKNFLKGIGALYISGVEPIAFQNNALRFVHFIDQLYDQEVQFKAASSVTLLELFDPSYVNSAYVKKHYRCLSRLRELLVGSEARADAATE, encoded by the coding sequence GTGAGTCAGATAGTTCCACTTGAGCTACTTGAGCTACCTGTTGGGCTAACACTACCTAATTTCACCCCGCCTCCAAGATTCCGGAATACCCGATTCGAAACATATTGTCCGCAGGATCCCAGCCAAATAATGGCACTAGATCGTTTAGATAATTTCGTGAGATCTATGCCCTCTTTTACTCCCAGCAGAGGATTATTTCACTTGAGACGGAGGAAAATAGTCGGAACTGGTCTTTACTTAGATGGGGGATTTGGGGTTGGTAAAACTCATCTGTTAACGGCCCTTTATTATGCGGCTCCCTTTAACGAAAAAATCTACCTTTCCTTTCAGGAATTGGTCTATTTAATAGGAGCCCTAAGCCAGAGAGAATTACGTCAAATGCTGGGGGGACATCGACTTATTTGTCTCGACGAGTTTGAACTAGACGATCCCGGAAACACACTAATAATTAAGAACTTCCTTGCAGAGATTTTCCTAGCGGGAGGTACCATAGTCACAACCTCTAACACTACACCCAACGCACAAGGCGAAGGGCGCTTTAATGCCGAAGATTTTCGGCGAGAAATTCAAAGTATCGCCACGCACTTCGACGTGCTTTTGATTGACGGACCCGACTACCGGGATCGTTCATTATCTGGAAATTTTTTATCGGAAAACTGTCTCCGTAAGCATACCTATTGTGACTCCTCAGACGGCATAAAGGTAACCGGGACCTGGCCTCAACTCATGGACGTTCTAGCCTCGCTCCACCCAATTCACTACAAAAATTTTTTAAAGGGTATCGGCGCCCTTTATATTTCTGGAGTCGAACCAATAGCTTTTCAAAATAATGCACTCCGCTTCGTACACTTTATTGACCAACTGTACGACCAAGAAGTGCAATTTAAGGCAGCAAGCTCGGTAACTCTCTTGGAGCTTTTTGATCCTAGTTACGTAAACAGCGCTTACGTAAAAAAACACTATCGTTGCCTTTCTCGGTTAAGAGAGTTATTAGTTGGATCTGAAGCCCGAGCTGACGCCGCAACAGAATAA
- a CDS encoding iron ABC transporter ATP-binding protein — translation MIKSQPSAPQISAKEKISQSVLRLQGIIKSFPDQPHPAVVDFNLKIEQGEFVALLGPSGCGKTTLLRLIAGFEMLDRGLVEVSGFMVSGPNVWIPPEKRKIGFVFQDYALFPHLDVLSNVAFGIKGLSKSQRIDRAREVMDLVGLTIFRERFPGQLSGGQQQRVALARALAPRPDLILLDEPFSNLDAGLRDNTRIEVGRILRASGTTALLVTNDQEEAMMFADRLAVMRAGRVEQFGSPEEVYSRPRTAFVAKFLGMANFIHGSARGNVAETALGALELSQPANGAVLLSVRPEALVFDRDAGFPVEVVSRAFKGHDLTYRCQLLGKNRLSSEPFLVQTGPNCDVKPGDRIRLRVFGKAVPLGLSEA, via the coding sequence ATGATCAAGAGTCAACCCTCCGCGCCCCAAATTAGCGCTAAAGAAAAGATTTCCCAGAGTGTTTTGCGATTACAGGGAATTATTAAGAGCTTTCCTGACCAACCGCATCCCGCAGTAGTGGATTTCAATCTCAAAATTGAACAAGGAGAATTCGTCGCCTTACTTGGGCCATCTGGTTGTGGGAAAACGACCTTACTTAGGCTCATTGCAGGTTTCGAGATGCTTGATCGAGGCTTAGTTGAGGTTTCTGGGTTTATGGTTTCGGGTCCTAATGTGTGGATCCCACCAGAAAAACGCAAAATAGGTTTTGTATTTCAGGATTATGCACTATTTCCTCATCTTGACGTTTTGAGCAATGTCGCATTTGGCATTAAGGGGCTTTCTAAGTCTCAGCGTATTGACCGTGCTAGGGAAGTTATGGATCTTGTTGGGCTCACAATTTTTCGTGAGCGCTTTCCGGGGCAGTTGTCTGGGGGCCAGCAGCAGCGAGTGGCTTTGGCGCGTGCTTTGGCCCCGAGGCCAGATCTCATACTGTTAGACGAACCATTTAGTAACCTGGATGCAGGATTACGAGATAATACACGTATTGAGGTTGGTCGGATTCTTCGTGCTAGTGGGACTACTGCGCTTCTTGTTACTAATGATCAAGAGGAAGCAATGATGTTTGCAGATAGGCTTGCGGTTATGCGAGCAGGTCGGGTGGAACAGTTTGGTTCGCCGGAGGAAGTTTACTCGCGTCCCAGGACTGCTTTCGTTGCTAAGTTCCTTGGCATGGCTAATTTTATTCATGGATCGGCGCGGGGTAATGTGGCTGAAACGGCGTTAGGAGCCCTGGAGCTGAGCCAACCAGCAAATGGCGCTGTACTACTTTCAGTTCGCCCGGAAGCCCTTGTTTTTGATAGGGACGCTGGTTTTCCAGTAGAGGTGGTATCTCGGGCTTTTAAGGGACATGATCTAACTTACAGGTGTCAATTGCTCGGGAAAAATCGTCTTTCGTCAGAACCATTTTTGGTGCAGACCGGTCCAAATTGTGATGTCAAACCGGGTGATCGAATCAGGCTTCGTGTTTTTGGGAAAGCAGTACCTTTAGGTTTGAGTGAAGCTTAG
- the cmk gene encoding cytidylate kinase, with amino-acid sequence MGESTIIITLDGPAATGKSSVGVEVARQLDIPFISSGLFYRTATLLALRQDVSPDNQEGIITLLEQHKILFQSSGTINRILVDGVEVSQKLHTDQIDENVSAVSSHPGVRSWVQSRLQGLEPPFVVEGRDMGSIVFPNADIKFYLTASSEARASRRVSERSSDLNLVGDALARRDLLDARQLKPAGDALHIDTDGLSLVEVTQMLLVHVAAVNKA; translated from the coding sequence ATGGGTGAGTCCACCATCATAATTACGCTCGACGGTCCGGCCGCCACAGGAAAATCTAGTGTGGGTGTAGAGGTTGCCCGACAACTTGATATTCCATTTATTTCCAGTGGTCTTTTTTACCGGACCGCTACTCTTTTGGCTTTAAGACAGGACGTGAGTCCCGATAACCAGGAAGGTATTATCACTCTTCTTGAACAGCATAAGATTTTATTTCAATCAAGCGGCACAATTAACAGGATTTTGGTTGATGGTGTGGAGGTGAGCCAGAAGTTGCACACAGATCAGATTGACGAGAACGTATCAGCAGTATCTTCTCATCCAGGTGTCAGGTCCTGGGTTCAATCAAGACTACAGGGCCTTGAACCTCCTTTCGTTGTTGAAGGTAGAGACATGGGATCTATAGTTTTTCCAAATGCTGATATAAAGTTTTATCTCACTGCCTCTTCTGAAGCTCGAGCATCTAGACGAGTTAGCGAGAGGAGTTCGGATCTAAACCTTGTAGGGGACGCGCTCGCACGGCGTGATTTGTTGGACGCTAGGCAGCTTAAACCCGCTGGGGATGCTTTGCATATTGATACGGATGGACTGTCATTAGTGGAAGTGACTCAAATGCTGTTAGTACATGTAGCGGCTGTGAATAAAGCATGA